The Candidatus Methylomirabilota bacterium sequence TTGACGCCGAGCATCTTCGGCTGGCTGTCCCGTCCGTTCCGCGAACTGCCGACGCCCTTCTTGTGTGCCATCGTGGTGCGCTCCCTGCTGACTCATCGGAAGGGGCCACCACGGCCCCCGTCGAGTCTCGCGGTGTGTCGGAGTAACCCGTCAGCTCCCCCCGGGTGGGCGATGCATCGAGCAGCGCCCCGAGCGGCGGCTGTGCCTCCGCGCCCACCCACCCAACCCGAGAGGAAGGGGCATCGGGAGGGTCTTCCGAGCCCCCCCCGATGAAACTAGCGGCTGGCCTCGATCCGCGTGATCCTGACGGCCGTGTACCGCTGCCGGTGACCCTGCCGACGGGAGTAATTCTTCCGGCGCTTGAACTTGACGATGACGATCTTCCGGGCCCGCCCGGCTTGGATGACTTGGCCGACAACCCGCGCGTCGGCCAGGGACTCGGGCTCGACGACCGGGTCGCCGGCCCCCCGCAGATAGGCGATCTCGCGGAACTCCACGGTGGCGCCCTGCTCGGCCGCGAGCCGCTCCACACGGATGACGTCGCCCTCACGCACCCGGTACTGCTTCCCGCCCGACACGATGACGGCCTCCACGGTCCTGGCCTCCCCTTGGATTCCGCTCGAAGGACGCCCGAGGTGAATGCACCCGAAGAGCGTCTCGATGTCTTCCCGCGTCCCGCTAGAGGCGATGCGCGCCCGGAGCGCCCGAAGCTCTAATTAGAGCACAGGGGCCGCTCGAAGTCAACGCGCGGCCGGCGCGGACCCGCCCCCGTGCTACGATGAGGCCGTGCCCCGCGCCACGGTCCTTCTGCTGGCCGCCGTCGGCGCCGGCGCGCTCGTGGTCCTGGGCGGTCGGGCCGAGCTCCGCGACGGGTTCGGGCACGTCCTCGAGCTGATGTGGGCGGGCGACCTCGCCGGCGTGCGCGACTACCTGCGGGGGTTCGGCGTGTGGGCGCCGCTCGTGTCGGTGGCGCTCATGCAGGTCCAGGCGGTGATCGCGCCGCTCCCCTCGTTTCCCCTCATGTATGCCAACGGCCTCCTCTTCGGCACGATCGGGGGCGGCCTGCTCTCCTGGGCGAGC is a genomic window containing:
- a CDS encoding 50S ribosomal protein L27, with protein sequence MAHKKGVGSSRNGRDSQPKMLGV
- the rplU gene encoding 50S ribosomal protein L21, producing MEAVIVSGGKQYRVREGDVIRVERLAAEQGATVEFREIAYLRGAGDPVVEPESLADARVVGQVIQAGRARKIVIVKFKRRKNYSRRQGHRQRYTAVRITRIEASR